Sequence from the Temnothorax longispinosus isolate EJ_2023e chromosome 6, Tlon_JGU_v1, whole genome shotgun sequence genome:
aatttcaattacacgattatatattaatgctAATTATGTGTCAATTGATAATCTAATCTGTACGAATTCGAACATACCTGCGGCCCTTGTTCTATTTTCAAGTCAAACGGATCTCCCACGGGCTTAGTTTTAGCGCGAAGCGCACTTTTTTCGACGAATTCATCGTAGATGTTCGATTGAACGAAGGTTCTTGAGCCTGCACAACAGCATTGACCCTGgcggaaatttaatttgaaaatgagcgaaacagaaaattagagaaagaaTGAAGAGGAGTCACCCGTGCGTAAATGATACGTCAAAGTAATTTAccatgttaaaaaataatccaaaATGCGCTGTCTCCACCGCCTGATTTATATCGACATCTTTAAGAATGATATTAGGAGATTTTCCACCTAACTCCAGCGTAGTTCTCTTTAACTTGTGTATAGCAGCATTTTGCTTTATTAGCTGGCCGACCTCGGTAGAGCCCGTAAACGCGATCTTGTCGACCTTGTCGTGAGCGACTAACGCGGCACCGGTTTTACCATAACCAGGAACGACATTGACCACTCCATCAGGAAATCCAGCTTCCTTAGTCAATTGTGCCATATAAAGAGCCGTTAACGGAGTCTGCTCAGCAGGTTTCAGAATAATGACGTTTCCtaaggaataaaataatgatttcaaTGTTATGTGCACTACAGAACTTATCCCAAAGATTTCATTAATTGTGACGGAACCACAAAgggattaaaattttataataaaatatatataatttgtatgtcCGTGGTCACCTGTAGCTAAAGCTGGTGCTATCTTCCATGCCATCATCAAGAAAGGGAAATTCCAGGGAATAATTTGACCGCATACTCCTACTGGCTCGTGTCTAGTATATGCGAAGACTTTTCCGTCGGCTGGGATAACTTTTCCATGATTCTTATCGGCCCATCCCGCATAATATCTCAACACTCCAGCGCTCATGGGCACGTCTACGCTGTACGCGCTCGAATAAGGTTTTCCGTTGTCTAAAGTTTCTAAGGACTGAAATGTAATAGATAACGAATTAGCTTGATTGTAAAAACTTTGGACACAAGCcgaatattcattaattttttcgacCCAAAAGTAACTTCGAAAAACTCCGTGGTAGTTTACATAACAAATGATACATTATGCACATTGTGAATAATTGATCGTGAATAATGATTTTACTTATAGAATAGGTAACTTATAACTATACATTATTATCAGTTACTTAGATTAGATCGACGAACAAAGGTCGAAAAAATACTTTGCGATCTCTTCGCATCgatttaaaacaaaagaatatataaaattaaaagacatAAACATTCTTAGCTTGATCTCTAAAGATCGTCTATCGTTAAAATGTCGATAATCCcgattcttttattaaatatcaatattaatagtattaattatcaatatcgTATTATACCGCAATGTATTTATGATCGCGCTCGATCAAATCTGCCAGTTTGTTCAAGAGAACTCCCCTTTGGGAGGCGTCCATGGTTCTCCATGGTGAATTCCTTTTGAAGGCCTTATTGGCAGCCTGCACCGCAAAATCAACGTCCACGCTATCGCCTTCCTGCACCTCGGCGATCACCTCACCGGTCGCGGGATTGACGGTGGGAAATGTCTTCTCGCTCTTGGATTTGTGCCATTCGTTATTGATGAATATCTGCAACGAAATGAAATCCATTTATGCAATGTACTCCCATCACAGTGCGTTTCTTATACATAACATATAGGAAACGTGTCGCATACACATCGTACgttacgaagcgcactatatACAGTTTCGCTCTTTCTTGTGAGAATATTTTCTAATCTAAGCAAACTGAAGCAATAACAAGTATTAAATAAGCGACGATTTGCATCGATCTCGCGGTAAAAATATCGCGCGTATCGCGAGAACGTGTGTATGTAAATAGTCGCTTATTTAATACTTGTTATTGCTTCGGTTTGCTCAGAAGGATTGCTTAGAGGATATTATCATGAATTATGTAATTCCGtattatacgttaatttatgCAAACTTGAGTTGACTGAAATGGCGGTATCCGCGCCGTTTCAGAAGTTAATTGAACACAGTCCAGTGTAGATCAAGCATTTCCCAATCTTTACATTTTGATAGCGTACGGAATAACAGTCTCTTGTTACAAGATAAAGCGAGAGAAGCTCGAGTCTTCGATAAGCTGTTTCTCTCGAGTTAAATCTGTTGCATAAAAAAACTGTGAACGCTtgattttcataatatatgGCATATGGCATATATCTCCCtttacttttacttattaAACTAAATGAGAGTGAAATCCGTTAAAAATTCATCGATCGCTCGTTAAATccctttatttgttaattctCGTTGATTCATCGCCGGGTCGCCGGGAAATATTACGCTGATCACTATGCAACAAAGCATACGACGATTAGATAACAATACAATACCGTCGTCAATATCGAGAACTGATTGTGAGCCATATTTCAATATGTTTGATATGTAAATTCTCCGCAATTTTTTCATACTAGCGACACACGAAGCCATAAATCAAAAGATGGAAATGTCTAAAGTTCAGGCCTGAAATAAATCCGAACGCGttgaattagaaaataaaaaaaaaaacgtatatacCACCTTGAAGAGGTATATTTATCCATTTTAATTGGCCGAGTCATTCACTCGTAGTGTGTTCTTACGCAATAATGAATGCAgcattatcttttttcttctttcattttttaatatgaataatccAGTGAGAAATAAACGGccaaaaaaaatcgttttagATGTCGACGTCCTCGCATCGTAAATCAAAGCGTAAATGATCAAAAACAAAAACCTCTTTAATTTTACGGACCTTAATTTATGGCATTTTTCAAGCTTTATGACGTCTTCAGGTATATAGAATCGTGCGTAGGAACACAggtaaatttattgttagaaatGTATACACGCGCATAAAAAGTACTTATGCAcgataaatacaaaatgtaaataaaattaaattataaacagaagaaaatagaaaaatatgagttaaatttaattataaatggaagcagaatacaaaaaatgaaaattgatacgttaaattaaattataaatagaaaaagacagaaaatacaaaattataaattaagcaataaaatatttaaaaaatagttataaattGAGTTCAataacaaatagaaaaatggagttatataaattaaattaaaaagagatttattCTAAAATGTAACGCGAATTATATCTCAAGTCTTCTTTaactgttattatttatatatttatataataatacaacaaATTAGCGGTTTACAAATGCTAAAAAGAGGAGAATCTTCTTTGAGCAGATTAAAAAGGTGTCCAACCAAGTTCTGTTTAACTTAACTGACAGTGAATTTAATCAgtttaaagcaaaatttcGAACTAAATGTAACTCGTTGTtccttataatttaatttcttcttcttacaTATTAAACAAcgaaacattaataattccaTTCAAATAAGCAATAGTACATGACTCGACATATTAATTGCCAGATTAGCCGTTAATCGGAATTTAATCGTCATTCGACGTCATTCTTTTacttctaccaatgtagatcaACTGAGATTACTTCAAATCTCTGGAACTTATAtagtaaatactttttatctttttgtaaaagatAAGAAGTAAGTCAAACCGAGATTAAACTTAATCTACATATTTGTAGAAATGACTATAATGCCGATAAAGCAAACAAACCGGTTCGCGGATTTCGAGCTGAAATTGCCGCGAATCGGCGCCCGATTTCAAGCCTGTTGAAGCTCACGCTCACAAAACCTCTACTTTCCTAAAATCGCAAAGCTATCATGACTATCACAGAAACATAACAGTACAATTATCGATACCGGATCCGCAATTTCCTGTCGTCAATTGGTATCAGCGCGCGTCGCATTTTGCTCAAGTTACCTTGCATTATTCGATCGTTAAAATCGTTGGCAAACTCTCCGCCCGCATTTCTACTAACACGCGCTGACACGACGACCCTGACGACGTGGATCGCGTGTCGAAAAACGCCTTTGCGAAAAATTTGCTCGCCATGAACTTGAAATACCGCTCTTGGACTATTACGGGGTCatcgtataaataatataatctacatataaatatatcacgcTGTCCAACCGCCGAGACGCGCaaatttttttaggaaaaaaagGTCCATTAATAGACCTCCGAAAATATTCCGTGTCTATTCCGCTTTTACAAGCGGTCCCATCTGCGAGAGCCGTGTGTGGCATCTCGATCTCAGcctcctcttttcttttttaacccCCTGGACTCGCCTCTCGCGAAACGCAGTCGCCATACCCGTACATATCTCGCAATAGATTTTCGCAACTTACGCCCGTGTACAGAATCGGCGGGCTCGTGTCCGGCGCCGGCAGAGCCGCGGACGAGTAGCAGCGTCGCAGATGTTGAAATCTCTTCAGCAAGCGCAGCATGTCGTCGGCGAGACGTTCCCTCGGGTCGGCGGCAGAAGACTGATCCGCATCCGACAACTCGACTCGACCTCGACGCTCTTCCGGCAGTTCCGGCTCTTCTCCCTCGCTCCTCCGCAGAAACACGAAGGTCTAGTGGTTTGGCCGGAGCCGAGCGCGCGTGCTCCACTTCGGCTTGACAATAGACTAGTAACATTCCGACGGCCGCGTTGTTTCTCTTAGTTTCTTTACACGTGTAGCATTAAACGGCCGTTCGTTACATAAAAGAACTCGCTAACTGACATTAATTGACGTAACTGACGacgtatataatttcaagAGATTCACGCGTATCaagatttatatgtacattctTTGTACACagagttatttataatatacatgggagttatttataatatacaaaacgtTATTATACATTGTACAAAACGAGAGCAtttgagtaaaaaatattccgaCGAGTGTTTAGGATACGCTtagacatttaaatttattatgattgTTTTAGCGAGATAACGAAGAATTGTGTatctgtataaataattaaagacaGAGTACAATATACTTAACATATATTGATGAAAATTGTCCGCGTAAACTTTTCTAACGATACAATCAGAAATATCCGtcgaaaaattttcgaaattattcgagccaattaaaataacaatatagatataattatggCAAGACTATAATAGTTTGATGACGGTTGTTGTGAAATCTCTGTGAATCTCTAGACGCTAACTGACCGAAAAGCCAGTTTGATCTCGCGTACACTAAATTCTATTATTCaatcaaataaagaaataaagaaaacaaaatcaaCATTTTGAAGCATCAATGTATCGctaattatttcgtttttcgtaacataatttaattataactctTATACAGGTCTTATTTCGCGTATAAAAATACCCCGTCGAAATCTGAAACACAGGACAAGCGTATTCTAAACATTCATCCCGATTCTCGTGCTGTATGTGTTTTgacatcttttatttttgcaagttTATAAGTTGTATCAAGCACGATTGgtactttttcttcttttagacTCGCGATCGCCCTCCGTCGCCCGTTCCCTCTTCCGTGGCGTTGTCGAGCTCTGTCGGGTAGACTTGTCGTGTGAACTCCCGTTTTGACAAACTTCCGTCGCGTCTTCGTTCGCCGGTAAACTGACACTGCTAAATTTAAACAGCTCTATATCTTGAGACATAACTTTCGCGCGTAACTCACGCGCCTCTTTCTTCAGTAATCGCTTGTCCCTCTGTCTACtcttattctttctctttttcctctgaTCATTATTACTTTGCGCCTCTTCTtgttcttcctcctcttccgaATCACTTGCTTTTCCGTTTTGAGGTACGACGTTGCTTTGTTTGCCGTTACTTTGTGTAGTAACAGTATTACTATTCAGCTTAGTATCGCCCTTCGTTGATGGCCTGACGATACGAATTAAATGAAGTACAAAAAATCCCAGAAGTTAAATAAAGAAGCGTGTATATGTGATACAAACAAGAAAATTTCAGAGAATCggatatttgttattatactTACATATTGAGAGGTACTCCAATCTCTGCTGCCAGCTTCTTATAGGCAGTTTTCGCATCTCCGGAAAGAGCGTTTTGACTTCTGTATTTTATTAACGCCGCTTTAACGGCTTGCCAATCCCATGCTTGTGGCAAATGACGTCCATAAACGACGCGCAACAGCATCAGAAGATGCCCGATAAATTTCTGCAGAACTTTTTTCCGTGCGCTAACATTATTGCACGAAGCAGATTGTCCGTTATCGTTCACACGTAGATCACATGTCTCTTTGAGTGTGTCTATGGTGTTTTTACAAAGCGTCGTTTCCAATTTCATTCTCACGTCGGCATATTTCGTATCCATGTTCAGCAGTCGATTATTgttgtagaaaattaataacaactCCAGCGCTTGATTCCTACGGAAGTATCGAATACTGCTGTCAAAAGCAAAGTCCACCTAAACAATTAGATGAAATTTTGTAAGACGagctctattttatatattaggaAACATTAAAAGATACATTCATTTTAATACATACCAGCAGAGGTGCCAGCTGCCAATTATCCTCCCAACACAACTGTAATACACCCTTAAACAACATGGACGAAAGCACACAATCTCTCTTCTTAAAGAACGCAGTTAAATTTTGACCATAAATTTCTACAATGCTCTTAGTAGACAAGTTAGCTTGTTGCGCGCACCTTACGAGGAAAGTGCAGCATTCTGCCAATTTATCGTTGAGTTCTTGACAGACCGAAGCAGAACGCTCTCCTTTTTCGATCAAAGCCTTAAAAGAGATATATCATGTATCGTTCAATCAGCATTTAATCAGCGACTTGCACTTAAtcgctaaaaataattaccttTAACACTGTCATTAGCAAAGCATCGTCAACTCCCATTGTATCTTTAAACTTCTTCACCgttgacaattttttcaagCAAGCCCGAATTCTATGCGCGAGCGGATCCTGATGCGGATCCTTTATACAGAATTCCAGCAGAGCGAAGAGTGGCACGATCATATCTAGAGTGACCGCCATAGACGGgcaaatatctaaataaatagataacaaATCTATAACGCGAGCTCTGAAATGCATCAATGCCTGGCTCGTTTTTCCTTGCTTCTTAGAACGAGCTTGACGGTTCTCCCGGAGAATCTTAAACGCCGCTGCTAATGATTCATCCAACCGCTTGCCCTCTTCCTCGTCTATTTGATCTACGTCGATGTCTTCGTCGTCGGTTTGCATTGCGGCGTCACCCAGAGCCTGATGTAGCGCCATTCTCAATTTATCGGTCACTGTCtcatcttcatcttcatcCTCATCCTTGTCCTCACTTCCGTCAGACTCAGATTCactctttgataaaatttcatcGTTTGAAATactttcctcctcttcctcctcctcatcCTCGCCCTCCTCCGATTCGCTCTCTATACCTGAGGAATCTTCATCGTCATTTTGCTTTGTGGTAAGTGTCTTttgagtattttttatatctaatacctgaaataaaatataacaaatatactGTAACTTATGAATTTTTCCATGCTaaacagaattaataaattaataattttcctttttagttaaataaactaattttataaaaattatataaataaaagcttACAGCCAATATCTGGTGAACTGCAGATGGAGTCAGATACGGACAGATATGTGGAAACACACAGCCAACTAATGAACGGAATAAATGATCGTTCTTCGACAAAAGAGATAACAAAAGATCCACTACTACTTCGACCCATTCTGGTTCCTCTTCCGTAGTTGTATTTTCAAGCCTTTTATGTCCCTTGGACTTTTTACTTAATCTCTCGTAACAACACTGAAGTTCATTAATCGACATAATTGCCATTTCAGGATCTGAGAACAATTGTAGACCCATGTGTAAATTCATTGTATGAAATATCGGCAAGGCTTCcgaattttttgtgtttttctcCAGTTTTTCAATCAAGTTTATCACTTTGTCCCAAGCATCAAATGCTGCGTCGTTTAATGGCGATCTTAATTGTATCACGTTTAATCGCAATTTCGAATCTCTATCATGAACGAGTGCGCTTAACAGATTTCGTGCATTATCCAATTTTGGTAATTTATGATCCAGGGCACGATAAAAACAATCTTTAAATTGTTCTGAAaacaagaattaaattaattttggcttataattaaaaaaaaaatatatatatatatacatatataatatacttacgCGCTAGTTCTGCACCAACATTCGACACTTCACACAATCCATAGTAGAACAAGAACGTCAGTTGCTCAAGTCTCCAGTCCTGATCTGAGAACGTCTCTTGACGACCTATTAATCTAACAGAAGAATGCACgtttaatattagatattaaattatttttaaaaaatctattgataataaatattatcatatatttgtgTGCCAATTATACTAACCTTGTTAATAGTTGCGCTGAGTAACTTCGCTCAGCGTTTGTCCACAATTCCGCCTTTGTACCTTCTCTATCTTTAGTTGCCCTATTctctataatatttctatacaatTGGCCCAATTTCTTGATACCATCTAACTTCAGATTTCCCGTAATTATTTGGGTCACCTTGACACCCGTCTTCTTTTCTATCATCAAATCACCAGGATGCAATATAAGCTTCTTCAATATACTCAGCTGTACTTTCGTCTTCATGTCATTGTCATTCGTAGCAGACACTATCAAGTGTAAAACTTTTCTGAATGCTACCAAAACTTCATCGTTATTATTCCTCTTGCAGttagaaaatctttttaacatgTGTTGTAGAAGATTCGGCGATAATAATGTTGGAATTATAGTTTTATCCGTAACGTTAACAAGAATTAGTCGTAAAATTTCCACAGCGATATATTCATCACTCTTCGATGGTTTTAGAAATCTCTGATCGATGCCTTTCCAGAAGTCTGCCACAAGCTCGGTCGCTACTAGCTTTTCACAAAACAGCTTGAACACTGGATGATGGTAAGAAATAATTCTAGGTAAAGcctaataacaaaaaaaattatactgtaCGGTAATACATAACTCAAACATAcattcttattcttattaaaaattattcggaGATGCTTAGAGCAGATACTTGTCAGGTAAAAGACCCAGATTTGATTGCCTCTCCATATATAAGCAATTTTGATTGTACATTATTTCACTATGATAAAAGCAAAAGCAAAAAACAAATCCCAAAGTAATTGAGTAATATTGTCATAAAAGCTACAATGAATGGAAATCTACAATAGAAAGATGATTATTAAAACCCCATTAAAAATGACGTACCGTCAATAGTTTAACAATATCTTCCATAGACTCCTTGGTAATAATCTCCTTCACACCCAagtgttcttttaaaaatttatgattaacCAGCAACGGATGCTTATCTCTAACAATAAGCAGCACATAAAACGTATCTAAAGTTTGTTCGGACCATGGCTTGCCAATTTCCTTCTCGACAATTGGCCAGACATTCTTCATAAATTCAGTATCAAACTGACCGATAATCTCGCTGAGAAACATAACGGAGATAAATGACAGATAGCTGCGCTGTTTGCCAGCATTCACCAGGATTTCTGTAATCTGCTGTTGTATCTCGACACTGTTGCGAGCAAGTAACTTGGACCTTATCAACGCGCCACACAGCAGTATACGTCCCATGTATACATCGGCGTTCTCctatggaaataaaaattcaagtgtattatattaaaaatatcattttttctttcaaatcaAACAAAACAAACACAGGATTGTAGGTCTTACGCTCTTAGGATTACTGCCAGCCGGGTGCAACTGGGAATTCATTATAGACAGAAGTTTCTCCACCGGTGTGTCGGGATGCATCATCAGGTAGACTGTCAGGGTGCTGTAGAACCCCCTTCTCGTGACCGTCATCGAGGAGCCCAGACTGCGCACCAGTCTAACCAGCGCGTAATTCAACTCCTTGTCATCCTGATCCTGCAAGGACAGATTAATGGTGCGACGTGAGAATCGGTCAGGAATATCTCATACAAattagatcttttttttttttatatataatttaagtagCACAATGAGGTTAACGTATTAATTTACCGCGTTATGTTGGCGCAGATAATTTAGCAGCGCGACTCCGGCGTTCAGCCTGACGGAGTCGTTGCCGTCCTTCAGTTTGTTAAAATTGTCCAGTATGGTCGAGTTCATCCTGTCGGGCTTCCGCCATCCGGCGGAATCGTCCGCGTGGTCCGCGATCGTCTCTGCCATGTGCGTGTCGCGCGGTACGTGCATCGCGGCGGCGGACATCTTCCTTTTCCCGACGTTCTCCAGGCGGCGGTGCGGCGACTACGTTGGTCAAACGCGCGAATCGACGAGGGAGACAAAGGGACGACTGCATTCTGAATACCTGCTCCGATTAATGTTTATTCCCATCAaagtagattaactttaattttggtttgacttattttttaccttttcTTAGTTCTGAAAattagaagaagaaagagattgaagttaatctgcattgatagAAGTGGACGTAACTTAATCGGCGATTAATTTACCGGCAGAAATGATTGCAAagcaaaattttgaacaatacAATTTGTTATCTATCTAATCTAATCATGTTGCATACgttaaatgatgaaaaaatgAATGATTCTATCTACGTTAATAAAATGTAGCACAGATATTACTTGACAAGTTAATTTAGTCGATTAACTTCCGGGATTAATTTCGGAAtcactaaaatttttaactatatataggctgcggtccacttgacgctac
This genomic interval carries:
- the Aldh gene encoding aldehyde dehydrogenase, mitochondrial, yielding MLRLLKRFQHLRRCYSSAALPAPDTSPPILYTGIFINNEWHKSKSEKTFPTVNPATGEVIAEVQEGDSVDVDFAVQAANKAFKRNSPWRTMDASQRGVLLNKLADLIERDHKYIASLETLDNGKPYSSAYSVDVPMSAGVLRYYAGWADKNHGKVIPADGKVFAYTRHEPVGVCGQIIPWNFPFLMMAWKIAPALATGNVIILKPAEQTPLTALYMAQLTKEAGFPDGVVNVVPGYGKTGAALVAHDKVDKIAFTGSTEVGQLIKQNAAIHKLKRTTLELGGKSPNIILKDVDINQAVETAHFGLFFNMGQCCCAGSRTFVQSNIYDEFVEKSALRAKTKPVGDPFDLKIEQGPQIDEEQLNKIMRLIETGKEQGANLVTGGERIGDRGYFVAPTVFADVQDDMTIAKEEIFGPVQQILKFDDLEEVIERANNTDYGLAAAVFTKDLNKANYIVQGLRAGTVWVNTYNAIIPQVPFGGYKMSGHGRELGEYGLEAYTEVKSVIVQLEVKNS
- the Mybbp1a gene encoding myb-binding protein 1A, whose protein sequence is MSAAAMHVPRDTHMAETIADHADDSAGWRKPDRMNSTILDNFNKLKDGNDSVRLNAGVALLNYLRQHNADQDDKELNYALVRLVRSLGSSMTVTRRGFYSTLTVYLMMHPDTPVEKLLSIMNSQLHPAGSNPKSENADVYMGRILLCGALIRSKLLARNSVEIQQQITEILVNAGKQRSYLSFISVMFLSEIIGQFDTEFMKNVWPIVEKEIGKPWSEQTLDTFYVLLIVRDKHPLLVNHKFLKEHLGVKEIITKESMEDIVKLLTALPRIISYHHPVFKLFCEKLVATELVADFWKGIDQRFLKPSKSDEYIAVEILRLILVNVTDKTIIPTLLSPNLLQHMLKRFSNCKRNNNDEVLVAFRKVLHLIVSATNDNDMKTKVQLSILKKLILHPGDLMIEKKTGVKVTQIITGNLKLDGIKKLGQLYRNIIENRATKDREGTKAELWTNAERSYSAQLLTRLIGRQETFSDQDWRLEQLTFLFYYGLCEVSNVGAELAQQFKDCFYRALDHKLPKLDNARNLLSALVHDRDSKLRLNVIQLRSPLNDAAFDAWDKVINLIEKLEKNTKNSEALPIFHTMNLHMGLQLFSDPEMAIMSINELQCCYERLSKKSKGHKRLENTTTEEEPEWVEVVVDLLLSLLSKNDHLFRSLVGCVFPHICPYLTPSAVHQILAVLDIKNTQKTLTTKQNDDEDSSGIESESEEGEDEEEEEEESISNDEILSKSESESDGSEDKDEDEDEDETVTDKLRMALHQALGDAAMQTDDEDIDVDQIDEEEGKRLDESLAAAFKILRENRQARSKKQGKTSQALMHFRARVIDLLSIYLDICPSMAVTLDMIVPLFALLEFCIKDPHQDPLAHRIRACLKKLSTVKKFKDTMGVDDALLMTVLKALIEKGERSASVCQELNDKLAECCTFLVRCAQQANLSTKSIVEIYGQNLTAFFKKRDCVLSSMLFKGVLQLCWEDNWQLAPLLVDFAFDSSIRYFRRNQALELLLIFYNNNRLLNMDTKYADVRMKLETTLCKNTIDTLKETCDLRVNDNGQSASCNNVSARKKVLQKFIGHLLMLLRVVYGRHLPQAWDWQAVKAALIKYRSQNALSGDAKTAYKKLAAEIGVPLNMPSTKGDTKLNSNTVTTQSNGKQSNVVPQNGKASDSEEEEEQEEAQSNNDQRKKRKNKSRQRDKRLLKKEARELRAKVMSQDIELFKFSSVSLPANEDATEVCQNGSSHDKSTRQSSTTPRKRERATEGDRESKRRKSTNRA